A region of Phaeodactylum tricornutum CCAP 1055/1 chromosome 14, whole genome shotgun sequence DNA encodes the following proteins:
- a CDS encoding predicted protein translates to MGNIASSDAHGLCKEDGNGDQNEAGAGDPTRNDDKTKYKSFPGSAFLEKTLCGSIDTTDPEEYEGAPYATQLFKRADKLCISSPTERKGASFPFDASSLTEEQQKDRATEETSQNQSSSLLARALMSEVTDNPKTMTPAAMTAREKALLKAQMGASKSAANHAARSPGDSCNAASPRPVGSQGQPNVIGSLAYALTGDDTVANVCVHPSQITPTLGSQHDSAFSLDAACNRTEILTPKSNKGAVAAAPDGPFAVTIALCLSQYNAAVGHPDTVTRQTAFDFNEVQDRTYKYVSSTSAQGWQAGGGEKGTITDAQSHAESSSHANTTKGGVDPLVIPTEKVEKQPHVDMSHIPILHVNCQNQQQVDQIIHALASGEIFIPHMEIIPEALTATNNSPPDLMVRFGCERNDDLPPDEWNNWCVEFMHNQCYEYFHGLGALWMPRPFGIRIASQVQWKTVKHMNRYFAQAERVIDDWRSQGPQTLDPELSFGDTKPEEVAHPHGIYLLRNGTPTNYFGPNFERPYTTRMTRSLLHNVLAKSWDSRRREWSSTPIPRLVEPVTLMAAALGCHDPSAGGFLATEATTSSGGIVGSRLHHSAIGITAAPQVGSTTSKMRALNTASQSKSFLQPTSANGKKQESTEQDDEKKMEECFDRRAVSKKAGSRYSTESVLSRERSIEPNGNTSPTELAPSVVASTYAQSVAASGTTVMHTNTAGLYSDEDWANEFGGFEEEQWPSGVQAPSGWQKKKAEKGLQHTSFQAPGKGNQRQTELLPKGNFIDKSKTTTGRNVPRQKPGPPASNFGNTIYALNGGSPRKSERGSEFSLDYSEDGASTMLSVPDQSTLLGQHYVGDASSRNEQDDESAVLSLQESTSSFISVIPTDEELLAVGWAKAMDAKSGNYYYFTFDRKKVVWDNPLMMGPLTTNPRDP, encoded by the coding sequence ATGGGTAACATCGCGTCGAGTGATGCACACGGCCTTTGCAAGGAAGACGGTAATGGTGACCAAAATGAAGCGGGTGCCGGCGATCCTACCCGCAATGACGACAAGACCAAATACAAGTCATTTCCTGGTTcggcatttttggaaaagacccTCTGTGGTTCTATTGACACTACCGATCCGGAGGAATACGAGGGCGCTCCCTACGCGACACAACTGTTCAAAAGGGCCGACAAGCTCTGTATCTCGTCGCCGACCGAGCGCAAGGGTGCCTCCTTTCCTTTTGACGCCTCGAGCTTGACCGAAGAGCAACAGAAAGACCGCGCAACGGAAGAAACGTCCCAGAATCAATCGTCTTCCCTCCTCGCCCGCGCCCTGATGAGCGAAGTCACGGACAATCCCAAAACCATGACTCCGGCCGCCATGACGGCGCGCGAAAAAGCCCTACTCAAAGCACAAATGGGCGCATCCAAAAGTGCGGCCAATCATGCTGCACGGAGCCCGGGCGATTCCTGCAACGCAGCCTCGCCGCGACCCGTCGGTAGCCAAGGCCAACCCAACGTGATCGGTTCGCTCGCCTACGCCCTCACTGGAGACGACACAGTCGCCAACGTTTGCGTGCATCCCTCGCAAATCACACCAACCCTGGGCAGTCAGCACGACAGCGCCTTTTCACTGGATGCTGCTTGCAACAGGACCGAGATTCTCACGCCGAAAAGCAACAAAGGTGCGGTAGCGGCCGCTCCCGACGGACCGTTCGCGGTGACCATTGCCCTCTGTCTGTCGCAATACAACGCCGCCGTAGGTCACCCCGATACCGTCACCCGACAAACAGCCTTCGATTTCAATGAAGTGCAGGATCGAACCTACAAGTATGTGTCCAGTACCAGTGCCCAAGGGTGGCAGGCTGGTGGTGGGGAAAAAGGTACCATTACGGATGCGCAGTCCCACGCAGAATCATCTTCACACGCTAATACCACCAAAGGCGGTGTCGATCCGTTAGTGATACCTACGGAAAAGGTGGAAAAGCAACCTCACGTAGACATGTCCCACATTCCCATCCTCCACGTTAATTGTCAGAACCAGCAACAAGTCGATCAAATTATTCATGCCTTGGCGTCGGGAGAAATATTTATTCCGCACATGGAAATAATACCCGAAGCACTGACGGCCACCAACAACAGTCCGCCCGATCTAATGGTCAGATTTGGCTGTGAACGAAACGATGATCTTCCACCGGACGAGTGGAATAACTGGTGCGTCGAATTCATGCACAATCAGTGCTATGAATACTTCCACGGCCTCGGGGCTTTGTGGATGCCCCGCCCCTTTGGAATCCGAATCGCTTCGCAAGTCCAATGGAAGACGGTCAAGCACATGAATCGATATTTTGCTCAGGCGGAACGTGTAATTGATGACTGGCGCAGCCAGGGACCGCAAACATTGGATCCGGAATTGTCCTTTGGCGATACAAAGCCGGAAGAAGTTGCTCATCCACACGGGATTTATCTGCTCCGGAATGGAACGCCGACCAACTACTTTGGTCCTAATTTTGAAAGGCCATACACGACCAGAATGACTCGCTCACTTCTTCACAACGTGCTGGCCAAATCATGGGATTCAAGACGACGAGAATGGAGTTCAACGCCGATACCGCGGTTGGTGGAACCCGTCACCCTCATGGCGGCAGCTTTGGGTTGTCACGATCCGTCGGCCGGGGGATTCCTCGCTACCGAGGCGACTACATCGAGCGGCGGTATAGTGGGTTCGAGGTTACACCATTCAGCAATTGGCATCACCGCAGCGCCTCAAGTTGGTTCGACCACCAGTAAGATGAGAGCGCTGAATACGGCTTCGCAAAGCAAATCCTTTTTGCAGCCAACCAGTGCGAACGGTAAGAAGCAGGAAAGTACAGAACAGGATGACGAAAAGAAAATGGAAGAATGCTTTGACCGGAGAGCTGTCAGTAAGAAAGCCGGCAGTCGATATTCGACGGAGAGTGTACTGAGCCGTGAGCGTTCAATTGAGCCTAACGGCAATACTTCACCAACAGAACTCGCTCCCTCCGTTGTGGCGTCGACTTACGCCCAATCCGTCGCCGCTTCGGGTACCACAGTGATGCACACCAATACAGCTGGCCTCTACAGCGACGAGGACTGGGCAAACGAGTTTGGTGGGTTTGAGGAAGAGCAATGGCCCTCAGGCGTACAAGCGCCTTCAGGGTGGCAGAAGAAGAAGGCGGAAAAAGGGTTGCAACATACTTCATTCCAAGCACCTGGTAAGGGAAATCAACGACAAACAGAGCTCTTGCCTAAAGGAAATTTTATTGACAAATCTAAAACGACGACAGGGAGAAACGTGCCAAGGCAGAAGCCTGGGCCTCCAGCGAGCAACTTTGGTAACACAATCTATGCTTTGAACGGTGGTAGTCCACGCAAGAGCGAAAGAGGCAGCGAGTTTTCGTTGGACTATTCCGAAGATGGCGCGAGTACCATGCTCAGTGTACCAGACCAATCTACCTTATTGGGACAACACTACGTAGGCGATGCGTCTTCCCGGAATGAGCAGGACGACGAGTCGGCTGTTTTATCCTTGCAAGAATCGACCAGTAGTTTCATATCGGTCATACCGACGGACGAGGAATTATTAGCAGTAGGTTGGGCCAAGGCGATGGATGCCAAGAGTGGAAATTATTATTACTTCACGTTCGACAGGAAAAAGGTTGTTTGGGATAATCCCCTAATGATGGGGCCATTGACTACTAATCCGAGGGATCCATAA
- a CDS encoding predicted protein, translating into MVVIRRPDHRNRWRTRIVVGNVRNAFIFLVTSYFPLCAIFKLAATRILHLGLGWWVWGYFFSISLMTLVVYGWDKQSPEMGGWRTPERTLHALELLGGWMAAFVAQLWFRHKTQKVSYQIVFWSIALFHQYLALHFLNEWLYAVKLLNSVIGLFR; encoded by the coding sequence ATGGTAGTTATTCGTCGACCTGATCATCGCAACCGTTGGCGGACCagaatcgtcgtcggaaatGTTCGCAACGCGTTTATCTTTCTTGTGACCAGTTATTTTCCCCTATGCGCGATCTTCAAGCTCGCAGCAACCCGTATCTTGCATCTCGGACTTGGCTGGTGGGTATGGGGCTATTTCTTCTCAATATCGCTGATGACGCTCGTGGTCTACGGATGGGACAAGCAAAGCCCTGAGATGGGAGGATGGCGTACCCCTGAAAGGACTCTTCACGCTTTGGAACTTCTGGGCGGCTGGATGGCCGCTTTTGTCGCCCAACTTTGGTTCCGGCATAAAACCCAGAAAGTGAGCTATCAAATTGTCTTTTGGTCAATTGCTTTGTTCCATCAATATCTCGCATTGCATTTCCTAAATGAGTGGTTGTACGCCGTGAAATTGCTCAATTCCGTCATTGGTTTATTTCGCTAA
- the CDS1 gene encoding phosphatidate cytidylyltransferase (Phosphatidate cytidylyltransferase () (also known as CDP- diacylglycerol synthase) (CDS) is the enzyme that catalyzes the synthesis of CDP-diacylglycerol from CTP and phosphatidate (P): protein MPSPLLLSPAKNMKKLWEDLPRRLLTIGVGVPALWTCWSYSTFTRCLFFQFIHVLMCIEWAMSLSRMKTRWTILFTATSLSLANIESDALFLTCLVPLVAVLTLFLLPQQTQQQYECHSQSETVKNSSTERIANNCLAKKNDDAGSERRKDVSITQSSTFGSSKGPDESAGLLQISILLGVLLLTVPNRTWLQLSQLDFTYTVNVLFSVWNGDTGALIAGRLSRMLRIQHHSVDRTRDSDVALPSISAQPEWLRKISPKKSMTGLYGGVLTTLLTYVYVMPFFWSRIGNRLQSTLASESSPAIFYPHEAPRLERYTVGALLGVAAILGDLCESCCKRYFGVKDTSKLLPGHGGILDRFDSSLLAVLFYHYYVVTYSL, encoded by the coding sequence ATGCCATCGCCCCTTTTGTTGTCTCCTGCTAAGAATATGAAGAAACTTTGGGAAGACCTTCCTCGCCGCTTGTTAACGATTGGAGTCGGTGTTCCGGCGCTGTGGACATGTTGGTCGTACTCCACCTTCACACGATGCTTGTTTTTCCAATTCATTCATGTACTAATGTGCATCGAATGGGCAATGTCCCTGAGTCGCATGAAGACAAGATGGACTATCTTGTTCACCGCTACTTCCTTGAGTCTGGCCAATATTGAATCAGATGCTCTGTTCTTGACCTGTCTCGTTCCACTTGTCGCGGTCTTGacactttttcttcttccacagcaaacacaacaacaatatgaatgtcattcacagtcagagacTGTGAAAAACTCTAGCACCGAAAGGATTGCAAATAATTGTCTTGCGAAGAAGAATGATGATGCTGGCTCCGAGCGTCGAAAGGATGTTTCGATCACACAATCCAGTACATTTGGATCGTCCAAAGGTCCAGATGAAAGCGCAGGGCTACTTCAAATCAGTATCCTCTTGGGAGTACTGCTCTTGACCGTTCCCAATCGGACGTGGCTGCAACTTTCTCAATTAGACTTTACGTACACGGTCAATGTATTGTTTTCCGTTTGGAACGGCGATACCGGCGCCTTGATTGCCGGACGCCTCTCTCGAATGCTGCGAATACAACATCATAGTGTCGACCGGACTAGAGACTCGGATGTCGCCCTCCCATCCATATCAGCTCAACCTGAATGGCTACGCAAAATTTCACCCAAGAAGTCGATGACGGGATTGTATGGTGGAGTGCTTACGACTTTGCTCACATACGTGTACGTGATGCCCTTTTTTTGGAGCAGAATTGGAAACCGGCTGCAGTCAACGTTAGCCAGCGAATCATCACCAGCTATTTTTTACCCACACGAGGCGCCACGCCTTGAGCGGTACACTGTCGGAGCGTTGCTAGGTGTGGCCGCGATTTTGGGTGATTTGTGTGAATCATGCTGCAAACGATACTTTGGTGTCAAGGATACGTCCAAGCTCTTGCCGGGGCACGGCGGCATTCTCGATCGTTTTGATTCCAGCTTGCTGGCCGTACTCTTTTACCATTATTATGTTGTCACATACTCACTATAG
- a CDS encoding predicted protein, with the protein MGVANPRSIGWAAVQALTQSHEVIVTYQNERVARALRDLTADNPRILGCFPCDVEQDDSIPRLFQEYIPEVLQSATPVCRHPQSLGDEEDYKIDAIVHSIAYANFEKTTLGNASWEAYQQAQHISAYSFLETARCALPLLPKRDPDIPASWSLSSSITALTYLGAVRAVPNYHIMGPVKASLEALVRGLAAEYGPTGVRVNAVSAGPLRTQAAKGIPGFTLLHQQAASQSPLQRAVTKEEVADTIAFLANKGTGITGQTIFVDGGFSSVVPLPAGHVT; encoded by the coding sequence ATGGGCGTGGCAAATCCACGCTCGATCGGCTGGGCCGCCGTCCAAGCACTCACGCAATCACACGAGGTTATCGTCACGTACCAAAACGAGCGCGTGGCACGAGCCTTGCGTGATCTGACCGCAGACAATCCTAGAATCCTTGGTTGTTTTCCCTGTGACGTCGAACAAGATGACAGCATTCCTCGATTATTTCAAGAATACATTCCGGAGGTGTTACAAAGCGCTACCCCTGTTTGCAGGCATCCCCAGTCTCTGGGCGATGAGGAAGATTATAAAATTGATGCCATCGTTCATAGCATAGCGTACGCTAATTTTGAAAAGACAACACTCGGCAATGCTTCGTGGGAGGCCTACCAACAAGCGCAGCATATATCTGCCTACTCTTTTCTGGAAACGGCCCGATGCGCTTTGCCGCTCTTGCCCAAAAGAGACCCCGATATCCCGGCATCGTGGTCGCTCTCTTCATCCATCACCGCCCTCACGTACCTCGGCGCGGTCAGGGCTGTACCCAACTACCATATTATGGGACCAGTCAAGGCGAGCTTGGAAGCTCTGGTGCGCGGCTTGGCTGCTGAGTATGGCCCAACAGGAGTGCGCGTCAATGCCGTGTCGGCCGGACCTTTGAGGACCCAGGCGGCTAAAGGCATTCCCGGCTTTACACTGCTACACCAGCAAGCGGCATCTCAATCTCCTTTACAACGAGCAGTGACGAAGGAAGAAGTGGCCGATACTATTGCCTTTCTGGCCAATAAAGGCACGGGGATTACCGGTCAAACTATTTTTGTCGATGGAGGCTTCAGTAGCGTGGTCCCATTGCCAGCTGGCCACGTAACCTGA
- a CDS encoding predicted protein, with translation MSNTSSNKVCDDVRSGKPVYVAIPLRIASSACHSPYWADTGHRKHNDSQKLSLSLPDSNDLCPVTTNSVSSNTARAAANSSAAVSIVAFLAGAIVGVLFSVGGFECLQRLQDRFLFFVLPEGTFVTRLSIFAFALAWSIVTSVTAYAVFSALFHRLQWISKHDSTHLTTVTVSQQYEEEECDEAHDQTRSSTSSSSSPMDLHRTEYGFAIGVFLGFSAACAVSDISYGLSWICISGTVITALAWALLMAWCGRLGLPTYPSQPSEHNAQQRHLRKGTILPTVFV, from the coding sequence ATGTCGAATACGTCGAGTAACAAAGTTTGTGATGATGTTCGCAGTGGCAAGCCCGTTTACGTAGCCATTCCATTACGAATCGCTTCTTCGGCTTGTCACTCCCCGTACTGGGCCGATACTGGCCACCGGAAACACAACGATTCCCAAAAACTGAGCCTATCTCTACCAGATAGTAATGATTTGTGCCCTGTCACAACCAATAGCGTGTCCTCGAACACTGCTCGTGCTGCAGCAAATTCTTCTGCTGCTGTCAGCATTGTTGCCTTTCTCGCCGGTGCCATCGTTGGGGTGCTCTTCTCGGTAGGAGGCTTCGAGTGCCTCCAGCGACTGCAAGATCGTTTCCTGTTTTTCGTCTTGCCAGAAGGCACTTTTGTGACAAGGCTGTCGATCTTCGCCTTTGCCCTGGCCTGGAGTATCGTGACGAGTGTGACTGCATACGCTGTTTTCTCTGCCCTCTTCCATCGCTTACAGTGGATCTCCAAGCACGACTCTACCCACCTGACGACAGTCACGGTATCGCAGCAATATGAAGAAGAGGAATGCGATGAAGCCCATGACCAAACACGTTCCTCgacgtcgtcatcatcatcccCGATGGATCTGCACCGAACGGAATACGGATTTGCGATTGGCGTATTTTTGGGATTCTCCGCAGCTTGCGCAGTTTCCGACATTTCCTACGGCTTGTCGTGGATATGCATTAGTGGAACCGTGATCACGGCGCTTGCTTGGGCACTCTTGATGGCGTGGTGTGGTCGTCTCGGTCTCCCTACGTATCCGTCACAACCATCGGAACACAATGCGCAGCAACGGCACCTCCGAAAAGGTACCATTCTGCCGACAGTTTTTGTATAA
- a CDS encoding predicted protein, whose amino-acid sequence MSRIPLELQAIFVASNKGEEVHKPPSNRAAFKVFKSIFGGFGRRKRSTENKRENLKRIASQSSFATVSTLGVDDFSGSSHNENNECAPVTPHEHLEVLLKARGYCTERYSVLQTAFFNRPTPLQLASYDTKLIQLIKSQDEQKVREILASGISPNACNIHGESLIHKACRLGYHRLVRAFTDFGADLAISDAQGRTLLHDTCWGARPSFQTFSLIVDRQPELLFLADCRGACPLEYVRKDHYVFWIEYLDQIADKYWPSTQSTPKLSYLVKQEPHSRQIGEPGNALSLELAAMVASGRLSPEEATYLAKGDEEDSVSGEEDSLSDDDESTWNEEDNEDDELLADLCGIHSLSSIPV is encoded by the coding sequence ATGAGCCGTATTCCACTTGAGCTCCAAGCCATCTTTGTTGCTTCGAACAAAGGAGAGGAAGTACACAAGCCGCCTTCCAATAGAGCTGCTTTCAAGGTGTTCAAGAGCATCTTCGGAGGCTTTGGGCGACGTAAGCGATCCACCGAGAACAAAAGAGAGAATTTGAAGCGCATTGCAAGCCAGAGCTCATTTGCCACAGTCAGTACTCTCGGGGTGGATGACTTTAGCGGCAGCTCCCACAATGAGAACAACGAATGTGCCCCCGTTACGCCGCACGAACACCTGGAAGTTTTATTGAAGGCACGTGGCTACTGTACCGAACGCTATTCTGTTCTTCAAACCGCATTCTTCAATCGACCTACACCCCTTCAACTCGCTTCATACGATACCAAGCTTATACAGCTCATCAAGAGCCAGGATGAGCAGAAAGTTCGAGAAATTCTTGCCAGTGGTATCTCACCTAACGCTTGCAATATTCATGGCGAATCTTTGATTCACAAGGCGTGTCGATTAGGATATCACCGTCTCGTCCGGGCGTTCACCGACTTTGGCGCAGATCTCGCAATCTCTGATGCCCAGGGACGTACGTTGCTACACGACACCTGTTGGGGTGCCCGACCTTCGTTCCAAACTTTTTCTCTTATCGTTGATCGCCAACCAGAACTTCTTTTTCTAGCTGATTGCCGTGGTGCCTGCCCCCTCGAGTATGTTCGCAAGGATCACTATGTTTTCTGGATTGAGTACTTGGACCAAATAGCGGACAAATATTGGCCTTCAACTCAGTCCACACCCAAACTTTCGTATCTGGTAAAGCAAGAGCCGCACTCAAGACAGATTGGAGAACCAGGAAATGCTCTCTCGTTGGAACTTGCCGCAATGGTTGCGTCGGGAAGACTGAGTCCAGAAGAAGCTACATACTTGGCAAAAGGAGACGAAGAGGATTCAGTCAGCGGTGAGGAGGATTCATTgagtgacgacgacgaatctACGTGGAACGAGGaagacaacgaagacgacgagcTACTTGCTGACCTGTGTGGAATTCACAGTCTATCAAGCATTCCCGTCTAA
- a CDS encoding predicted protein (contains ankyrin repeat domain; ankyrin repeats mediate protein-protein interactions in very diverse families of proteins; unknownn protein) has product MSRIPLELQAVFLASNQGEEVHKPPSNRSAFKLFQNLFGGFGRRKRTKRPNLKRLVSQSSFDTVGTVVNEDLSADTPSDQEVESVPTSPHEFLESILKSRGYCTKQYPVLQSAFFNQPTPLQLASYDVKLIDLLKRQDEEKIREILSCGVSANACNIHGESLMHKACRMGFHRILQIFIDFGGEIKISDAQGRTLLHDTCWGARPSFQAFSLLIQREPSLLFMADCRGVCPLDYVRKDHYIFWIDYLECIVDKYWPPVQSAPLPPAGIHQAAHSRPMPDPENALPLDVASMVASGRLTPKEALFLAADNIEDDDSCSCSSDDEGSSDDNSDSESDDDSFSDDDENSLIDELEEKELLADLAYSVVAFRLE; this is encoded by the exons ATGAGCCGCATTCCTCTGGAGCTTCAGGCAGTTTTTCTGGCCTCAAACCAAGGTGAAGAAGTACACAAACCCCCTTCTAATCGCAGCGCATTTAAACTCTTCCAGAATCTTTTTGGAGGTTTTGGAAGGCGTAAGCGAACGAAGCGACCGAATTTGAAGAGGCTCGTGAGCCAATCTTCGTTTGATACTGTTGGAACTGTAGTCAATGAAGACCTCAGCGCAGACACTCCTTCAGATCAAGAGGTGGAGAGCGTTCCGACCTCACCTCACGAGTTCTTGGAATCCATTCTTAAGTCTCGGGGCTATTGTACCAAGCAATACCCTGTCCTTCAATCAGCTTTCTTCAATCAGCCCACCCCTCTCCAGCTTGCATCTTACGATGTAAAGTTGATCGATCTTCTCAAAAGAcaagatgaagaaaagattcgaGAGATTTTGTCCTGTGGAGTTTCAGCGAATGCATGCAACATTCACGGAGAGTCTCTTATGCACAAGGCCTGCCGTATGGGCTTTCATCGAATTCTCCAGATCTTTATTGATTTTGGTGGAGAAATAAAAATATCGGATGCTCAAGGTCGCACGCTGTTGCACGACACGTGCTGGGGTGCCCGGCCTTCCTTTCAAGCATTTTCGCTCTTGATTCAACGTGAACCGAGCTTACTCTTCATGGCGGACTGTCGAGGGGTTTGTCCACTCGACTACGTCCGTAAGGATCACTATATTTTTTGGATTGATTACTTGGAGTGTATTGTGGACAAGTACTGGCCACCAGTCCAGTCCGCTCCTTTGCCACCAGCCGGGATTCATCAAGCAGCGCACTCAAGGCCGATGCCGGATCCAGAAAATGCTTTACCATTGGACGTGGCGTCCATGGTAGCGTCCGGCCGACTCACACCTAAAGAAGCGCTCTTTCTTGCCGCCGACAATATTGAGGATGATGATTCTTGCTCCTGCAGCAGCGATGATGAAGGAAGCAGCGACGACAATTCCGATTCCGAGTCAGACGACGATTCGTtcagcgacgatgacgagaaTTCTTTAATTgatgaattggaagaaaaggagctTCTGGCGGACCTG GCATATTCCGTGGTAGCTTTCCGTTTGGAATGA
- a CDS encoding predicted protein — protein MNTNSQRSKQSPISFRFLILIVVFDITCFILAVRGLHKMEGSYNDSRKAHVVPVFRQRINDTGDCTDKELLLQILADALKNASATEDQTYGNCSALPAWQEVIKLYGSKPVILGLEHCAAFRNNVTLQDPLGGLRVAGFYNSGTNALEQTLLRNLNNADTDGRQELPTVVPWSKHRPLWTAKESYFLEHRHVLPVVVVRDPYRWMQSMCKTRYDLFWQRNLRLNGIEHCPNLVPSSQDEQNFNQNRSTFAVWLRNPIQNSTHDSLAALWSRWNGAYLNTSIPRLIVRMEDLIFHGPEMVQKLSECVGVDRTDPYVFLTEAAKSHGRSADLATAMIKYGRRDGRYAGMTTLDLAYARHALSGDLMQALRYEYDDFSLDASPRILW, from the exons ATGAACACCAATTCGCAGAGGAGCAAACAATCTCCAATCAGTTTTCGATTTCTAATACTCATCGTTGTGTTTGATATCACATGCTTCATCCTTGCCGTTCGTGGCCTTCACAAAATGGAAGGCTCCTACAACGACTCTCGTAAAGCACACGTCGTGCCAGTTTTCCGTCAAAGGATAAACGATACTGGCGAttgcacagacaaagagCTACTACTTCAAATTCTTGCCGACGCTCTGAAAAACGCGTCTGCTACAGAAGACCAAACATACGGCAACTGCTCCGCTTTGCCCGCTTGGCAAGAAGTGATCAAGTTGTACGGGTCCAAACCTGTGATCTTGGGTCTGGAGCACTGCGCAGCTTTTCGCAACAATGTCACCCTACAGGACCCGCTGGGTGGTCTGAGAGTCGCCGGGTTTTACAATTCGGGAACCAACGCTTTGGAACAAACACTTTTGAGAAATTTGAACAACGCGGATACTGATGGCCGACAAGAGCTTCCGACCGTAGTACCTTGGTCTAAGCACAGACCGCTGTGGACAGCCAAAGAATCATATTTTCTTGAACATCGCCATGTTCTACCTGTCGTCGTGGTTCGCGATCCGTATCGATGGATGCAGTCCATG TGCAAAACCCGGTACGAtttgttttggcaaaggaACCTCAGACTTAACGGAATTGAACACTGTCCCAATCTTGTCCCTTCTAGCCAAGACGAACAGAATTTCAACCAAAATCGTTCCACTTTTGCGGTGTGGTTGCGCAATCCTATTCAAAATAGCACGCACGATTCGTTAGCGGCCTTGTGGTCTAGATGGAACGGTGCGTATTTGAATACGAGTATTCCACGACTAATTGTACGGATGGAAGACTTGATTTTTCACGGGCCGGAAATGGTGCAAAAATTAAGTGAGTGTGTCGGCGTTGACCGGACCGATCCTTATGTCTTCCTtaccgaagctgccaagTCCCACGGACGGTCAGCGGATTTGGCGACCGCCATGATCAAGTACGGTCGGCGGGATGGCCGCTATGCTGGAATGACGACGCTAGACTTGGCGTACGCAAGGCATGCTTTGTCAGGCGATCTCATGCAAGCACTACGTTACGAATACGATGATTTTTCGCTGGACGCAAGTCCAAGAATTCTGTGGTAA
- a CDS encoding predicted protein, with protein sequence MTSATAIYAAVPLNDKITSESIVETLEDSDIVSFSHSTDDDTLEKPLLGSAPAKSVMNVTRLKALFFVTGILIALASQYLLAKTMWKDDVVGRASWEVVVFSLQWSFWTCVMVFSVMICMVRAFSTQQQTPVEEGLAFTLEAHHIVGALLAVSASWFTVDFLHLQVPTHAHTLSILGLVSIAYAIFVRCMTARFRERRHSFSGTADRQIYSSTQALMPTYQLLAATLGLVVGLCSQFLLSFLLWTDSMTTPVIDNMVVFAAIWSISTVIITFVGCASLRCLVNQEEHNMLETERVFLRMEAHYVFCALIGICAAWILMNVALGLEQQVLPSLGMLALSLIGFRAILHCFPEEDCLAEIGLAHAREKEVLVSKSTKEQDALHLVVQIV encoded by the coding sequence ATGACATCCGCCACAGCAATCTACGCCGCTGTCCCTCTGAATGACAAGATTACATCGGAATCAATTGTCGAGACTCTTGAGGATAGCGATATCGTCTCCTTCTCGCATTCCACGGATGACGATACTCTCGAAAAACCACTTTTGGGAAGCGCTCCAGCCAAATCGGTCATGAATGTGACCCGTCTCAAGGCTCTCTTTTTCGTAACCGGCATTTTAATAGCCCTTGCGTCCCAATACCTCTTGGCGAAAACCATGTGGAAGGACGACGTCGTCGGTCGAGCCTCATGGGAAGTCGTTGTCTTTAGTCTACAGTGGAGCTTTTGGACCTGCGTCATGGTGTTCTCCGTCATGATATGTATGGTCCGCGCCTTTTCTACCCAGCAGCAAACTCCGGTGGAGGAAGGTCTTGCATTTACCTTGGAAGCACACCACATTGTCGGGGCATTGCTTGCCGTATCGGCCAGTTGGTTCACGGTAGATTTTCTCCATCTGCAAGTTCCGACGCATGCCCATACCCTGTCGATTCTCGGGCTTGTTTCGATCGCGTACGCAATTTTTGTTCGCTGCATGACCGCACGCTTTCGAGAGCGTCGTCATAGTTTCAGCGGAACGGCAGATCGGCAAATCTACTCCTCCACCCAAGCTCTCATGCCGACCTACCAACTCTTGGCGGCGACCCTCGGACTCGTGGTTGGTCTCTGTTCTCAGTTCCTTTTGAGTTTCTTGCTGTGGACAGACAGCATGACAACTCCAGTCATCGACAACATGGTTGTCTTTGCCGCAATTTGGAGCATCTCCACCGTCATCATTACCTTTGTTGGTTGTGCATCCTTGCGCTGCTTGGTTAATCAGGAAGAGCACAATATGCTCGAAACGGAGCGTGTCTTTTTGCGCATGGAAGCACACTACGTCTTTTGTGCTTTGATTGGAATCTGTGCCGCTTGGATTCTCATGAACGTTGCGCTTGGTTTGGAACAGCAAGTCTTACCCAGCTTGGGCATGCTCGCTCTCAGCTTGATCGGCTTTCGAGCCATCCTCCACTGCTTCCCCGAAGAAGATTGCCTAGCTGAGATTGGACTCGCCCATGCTAGAGAAAAAGAGGTTCTCGTCAGCAAGAGTACCAAAGAACAGGATGCGCTGCATCTGGTTGTCCAAATCGTCTAA